One Thermicanus aegyptius DSM 12793 DNA segment encodes these proteins:
- the coaBC gene encoding bifunctional phosphopantothenoylcysteine decarboxylase/phosphopantothenate--cysteine ligase CoaBC, with protein MEKKIVVGVSGGIAAYKSVTLVSLLVKRGYEVRVVMTPSATKFVSPLTFQTMSRNRVYTDTFSEEDPGVVSHIDVADFPSLVVVAPATANLLGKVAGGIADEMLSTVLLATTAPVLFVPAMNVHMYTHPAVQENLQRLRRWGYGILEPAEGLLACGYTGKGRMEEPERIFQFIEDFFQGRVFLKSPNPASRGLPQDLAGKRILITAGPTQEALDPVRYLTNRSSGKMGYALARAARERGAEVRLISGPSTLLPPSGVERISVRSAEEMYAQVMRYLPEADWFIAAAAVADYRPKVFETQKMKKKGESLLLELVPTPDILKAAGERKRKDQILIGFAAETEHLEAYAREKLLKKNLDFIIANNVTEEGAGFDSDTNHVLLLSKRGERKDFPLMEKTSLAHLLLDEIIKGQGEPK; from the coding sequence ATGGAGAAGAAAATCGTAGTGGGAGTAAGCGGAGGCATCGCGGCATATAAGAGCGTAACCCTCGTAAGCCTCTTGGTGAAGAGAGGGTATGAGGTTCGGGTGGTGATGACCCCTTCGGCGACGAAATTTGTCTCTCCGCTAACCTTTCAAACGATGAGTCGCAACCGGGTCTATACGGATACTTTTTCGGAAGAGGATCCTGGGGTTGTATCCCACATCGATGTGGCCGATTTTCCTTCCCTCGTGGTGGTGGCTCCTGCAACCGCCAATCTTCTGGGAAAGGTGGCCGGAGGAATCGCCGATGAAATGCTTTCCACCGTTCTCCTCGCCACCACCGCTCCCGTCCTCTTCGTTCCGGCGATGAACGTACATATGTATACCCATCCTGCAGTCCAGGAAAATCTTCAGCGCCTTAGGCGATGGGGGTATGGGATCCTGGAACCTGCCGAAGGTCTTCTGGCCTGTGGGTATACGGGAAAGGGGAGGATGGAGGAACCGGAAAGGATCTTTCAATTTATTGAAGACTTCTTTCAAGGACGGGTTTTTCTTAAAAGCCCCAATCCTGCATCGAGAGGATTACCTCAAGACTTGGCAGGAAAAAGGATTCTCATCACTGCGGGTCCTACCCAGGAGGCGTTAGATCCCGTCCGTTATCTAACCAATCGTTCCTCCGGAAAGATGGGATACGCATTGGCTCGAGCGGCTCGGGAACGGGGGGCGGAGGTTCGACTCATCAGCGGCCCTTCAACCCTTCTTCCCCCTTCCGGAGTGGAACGAATTTCTGTGCGTAGTGCGGAAGAGATGTATGCCCAGGTGATGCGCTATCTTCCTGAGGCGGACTGGTTTATCGCCGCCGCCGCCGTGGCCGATTACCGCCCTAAAGTATTTGAAACACAAAAAATGAAGAAAAAAGGGGAATCTCTCCTTTTGGAGTTGGTTCCCACGCCGGATATTTTGAAGGCGGCCGGGGAAAGGAAGAGGAAGGATCAGATCCTCATCGGCTTTGCCGCCGAGACGGAGCACTTGGAAGCGTACGCTCGGGAGAAGCTTCTTAAGAAGAATCTTGATTTTATCATCGCCAATAATGTGACGGAAGAGGGGGCCGGCTTCGATTCCGATACAAATCACGTCCTTCTTCTTTCAAAGCGTGGAGAGAGGAAGGATTTCCCTCTGATGGAAAAAACCTCATTGGCTCATCTTCTCCTTGATGAAATCATAAAGGGGCAGGGGGAGCCGAAATGA
- the priA gene encoding primosomal protein N' — protein MIAEVAVDAPLSKEREVFDYLIPESLGDRLVRGSRVIVPFGRRKVEGYVLRIKGESPYSPLKEIEALLGEEPPLSEEMIELAQWVAKRYFSPLYASLQAMVPSPLRAKYERWIRWNREYDEMPLIVLPEEEEILTYIREKGSLSYKSLLKKFPRADSLLPLFLERKTILEETRIRDGARGKREKLVERKVNPDVLKEALDTLPGTATKQRRILTLFLEEERFPLKEILSRAEALPENLNPLVSKGLLRITEHEVLRDPTKTVFPPDLPKALTPEQGEVYRKILAAYEKEKEPKPFLLHGITGSGKTEVYLQVIQKMRERGKDAIVLVPEISLTPLMVERFKRRFGEEVALLHSALSDGERYDEWRRIMRGDAHVVVGARSAIFAPVQDLGVIIIDEEHETTYKQEENPRYHAKEVAMERARRHKSLLILGSATPSMESYAHAKAGRITLLHLDKRVGQGVLPTVHVVDLRQEMREGHRSMFSRLLLQKMKERLERKEQMILLLNRRGYSTFVLCRSCGHTMECPHCDITLTYHQTSHSLRCHYCGHEEKMVEECPQCHSRSIRQLGVGTEKIEEELKAHFSGIRVIRMDQDTTSRKGAHERLLSSFGREEADVLLGTQMIAKGLDFPKVTLVGLILADIGLHQADFRAAERTFQLITQVAGRAGRHQLPGEVVVQSYSPEHYSIQLGAAQDYRKFFDHEIRIRKKGGYPPFYRLTLIHFEHEEIPVLVKAIQRFAEELRTYLSGDTVVLGPAPSQITRIKDRYRYHCMVKYKNEPKLMDHLKRALENLDAIIEKNGIQVHIDMDPQVYF, from the coding sequence ATGATTGCGGAAGTGGCCGTCGATGCTCCCCTTTCCAAAGAGCGGGAAGTCTTCGATTATCTCATTCCGGAAAGCCTGGGCGATCGCCTCGTAAGGGGCTCCAGGGTGATCGTGCCGTTTGGAAGGAGAAAGGTGGAAGGGTATGTTTTGCGTATTAAAGGGGAGAGTCCCTACTCCCCTTTAAAGGAAATCGAAGCCTTGCTAGGCGAGGAGCCCCCCTTAAGCGAAGAGATGATTGAGTTGGCGCAGTGGGTCGCCAAACGATATTTTTCTCCCCTCTATGCAAGTCTTCAGGCGATGGTTCCTTCCCCTCTGCGGGCAAAATATGAGAGGTGGATACGTTGGAACCGTGAATATGATGAGATGCCCTTAATCGTTCTGCCGGAAGAGGAAGAAATCCTAACCTATATACGGGAGAAGGGGAGCCTATCGTATAAGAGCCTGTTAAAAAAGTTCCCCCGGGCCGATTCCCTCCTTCCCCTCTTTTTGGAACGGAAAACGATCCTGGAGGAGACGCGCATTCGTGATGGAGCGCGGGGCAAGAGAGAGAAACTGGTGGAGAGGAAGGTAAATCCGGATGTGTTAAAGGAAGCGCTCGATACTTTGCCCGGTACTGCGACAAAGCAGCGGAGGATCCTCACCCTTTTTCTCGAAGAAGAGAGATTTCCATTGAAAGAGATTCTCTCACGGGCGGAGGCCCTCCCGGAAAATCTCAATCCCTTGGTGAGTAAAGGATTGCTGAGGATTACAGAGCATGAGGTCTTAAGAGATCCGACGAAAACCGTTTTTCCTCCTGATCTCCCGAAGGCGTTAACTCCGGAACAAGGGGAGGTTTACCGAAAAATTTTGGCGGCCTATGAGAAGGAGAAAGAGCCGAAGCCCTTTCTCCTTCACGGGATCACCGGAAGCGGAAAGACGGAGGTATATTTGCAGGTGATTCAGAAGATGAGAGAAAGGGGAAAGGATGCCATCGTTCTGGTGCCGGAGATTTCTCTCACCCCCCTTATGGTGGAACGATTTAAACGGCGTTTCGGGGAGGAGGTGGCTCTCCTCCACAGCGCCCTTTCCGACGGGGAACGGTATGATGAGTGGCGAAGGATTATGCGGGGGGATGCCCACGTGGTGGTAGGAGCCCGTTCCGCCATCTTCGCCCCCGTCCAAGATTTGGGGGTGATTATCATCGATGAGGAGCATGAGACGACGTATAAACAGGAGGAGAATCCCCGCTACCATGCGAAGGAGGTAGCCATGGAGCGGGCTCGGCGTCATAAAAGTCTCCTCATCCTGGGAAGTGCCACTCCCTCCATGGAGAGCTACGCCCATGCCAAAGCCGGGAGAATCACTCTCCTCCATTTGGATAAGCGGGTTGGGCAAGGGGTTCTGCCAACGGTACACGTGGTTGACTTACGGCAGGAGATGCGAGAAGGGCACCGTTCCATGTTTAGCCGCCTTCTTCTTCAAAAAATGAAGGAACGCCTGGAGCGGAAGGAGCAGATGATTCTCCTCCTCAACCGCCGGGGCTACTCTACTTTCGTCCTTTGCCGAAGCTGCGGACATACGATGGAATGTCCCCACTGTGATATAACCCTCACTTATCATCAGACGAGTCACAGCCTTCGTTGCCATTACTGCGGACATGAAGAGAAAATGGTGGAGGAATGTCCTCAATGTCACAGTCGCTCCATCCGCCAATTGGGGGTTGGCACGGAGAAAATCGAAGAGGAGTTGAAAGCCCATTTTTCCGGCATTCGCGTCATCCGCATGGACCAGGATACCACTTCCCGGAAAGGTGCCCACGAGCGGCTCCTCTCCTCTTTCGGCAGGGAAGAAGCGGATGTGCTCCTGGGGACCCAGATGATTGCCAAAGGTCTCGATTTTCCTAAGGTAACCTTGGTTGGACTCATCCTGGCAGATATCGGCCTTCATCAAGCCGACTTTCGTGCGGCGGAACGGACCTTTCAATTGATCACCCAGGTGGCGGGCAGAGCAGGGAGGCATCAGCTTCCAGGTGAAGTGGTCGTACAAAGCTATTCGCCGGAACACTACAGCATCCAGTTAGGAGCGGCCCAGGATTATAGAAAGTTCTTCGATCATGAGATTCGGATACGGAAAAAAGGAGGATACCCTCCCTTTTACCGCCTCACGTTGATTCATTTTGAGCATGAGGAGATTCCTGTGTTGGTTAAGGCGATTCAGCGTTTTGCAGAAGAGCTTCGCACCTATCTCTCCGGGGATACGGTGGTTTTAGGCCCCGCCCCTTCACAAATTACACGGATCAAGGATAGATACCGGTATCATTGCATGGTAAAATATAAGAATGAACCTAAATTAATGGACCATTTAAAGAGGGCATTGGAAAATCTGGATGCGATCATCGAAAAAAACGGAATCCAAGTTCATATCGACATGGATCCGCAAGTTTATTTCTAA
- the def gene encoding peptide deformylase, whose amino-acid sequence MAIRVIVKHPDPILREKSVEVKKITPHIHKLLDDMADTMYDANGVGLAAPQVGVNKRIIIVDGGNGLIEMINPVILSLEGEQIGPEGCLSIPGLTGEVKRAMKCKVRALNRHGEEFEIEGEGLIARAFQHEVDHLDGVLFIDLTDQIYPTPTPVYEEGEVEA is encoded by the coding sequence ATGGCCATACGGGTAATTGTTAAACATCCCGATCCGATCCTGCGCGAGAAATCGGTGGAGGTAAAAAAGATTACACCCCATATTCATAAACTGTTAGACGACATGGCAGATACCATGTATGATGCGAATGGAGTGGGGTTGGCAGCTCCCCAGGTCGGGGTGAACAAGCGGATCATCATCGTCGATGGGGGGAATGGCCTGATTGAGATGATCAACCCGGTCATCCTCTCCCTTGAAGGGGAGCAGATTGGACCGGAAGGTTGCCTGAGCATTCCCGGATTGACCGGAGAGGTAAAACGGGCGATGAAGTGTAAGGTAAGAGCACTAAATCGCCATGGAGAAGAATTCGAGATCGAGGGGGAGGGGTTGATTGCCAGGGCCTTTCAACATGAGGTGGATCATCTGGATGGGGTCCTTTTCATCGACTTGACCGATCAGATTTATCCCACTCCCACCCCCGTGTATGAAGAAGGAGAAGTGGAAGCGTGA
- the fmt gene encoding methionyl-tRNA formyltransferase, producing MGTPDYAVASLKSLVEEGYPVVGVVTQPDKPKGRKRIPTPSPVKVYAQSMNLPLFQPEKLRRAEEVERILSVKPTLIITAAYGQILPKTLLDAPPFGAINLHASLLPKYRGGAPIHYALLNGEKETGVTLMRMTPELDAGDILAQERIPIGERDTVGDLFGKLTELAARLLLKTLPDYLEGKITPIPQDHSQATYAPNIKKEEEWLDFSKPAKDLYNQIRAFNPWPGAYTKILGERIKVWWSEIGEGSFREEPGTILHLGDEGIQVATGEGILVLKEIQPAGKRKMDAASFLRGNTVLAKGMKFADKDEERSA from the coding sequence ATGGGGACTCCCGACTATGCGGTAGCTTCCCTTAAGTCCCTCGTGGAAGAAGGGTATCCGGTGGTGGGGGTTGTGACACAGCCCGACAAACCGAAGGGTAGGAAGAGGATTCCCACTCCTTCACCGGTCAAAGTATATGCCCAATCCATGAATCTTCCTCTCTTTCAACCTGAGAAATTGCGGCGAGCCGAGGAAGTGGAGCGGATTCTATCCGTGAAGCCCACTTTAATCATAACCGCCGCCTATGGGCAGATTCTCCCCAAAACTTTGTTGGATGCTCCTCCCTTTGGCGCCATCAATCTACATGCCTCTCTCCTTCCAAAATACCGAGGCGGGGCACCGATCCACTACGCCCTCCTAAACGGGGAGAAGGAGACGGGGGTTACCCTCATGAGGATGACGCCCGAATTAGATGCGGGAGATATACTGGCCCAAGAGAGAATCCCCATCGGTGAGAGGGATACGGTGGGGGATCTCTTCGGAAAACTGACGGAGCTTGCGGCCCGATTGCTCTTAAAGACGTTACCGGATTACCTGGAGGGAAAGATCACCCCGATCCCACAAGACCATTCCCAGGCAACCTATGCCCCCAACATAAAAAAGGAGGAAGAATGGCTTGATTTCTCCAAACCGGCAAAGGATCTGTATAACCAGATCCGGGCCTTTAATCCCTGGCCTGGTGCCTATACGAAGATATTAGGAGAACGGATCAAAGTCTGGTGGAGCGAGATCGGGGAGGGGAGTTTCAGGGAAGAACCGGGGACCATTCTTCATTTAGGGGATGAGGGGATTCAGGTGGCTACCGGTGAAGGGATCCTCGTATTAAAAGAGATCCAACCGGCAGGGAAGAGGAAAATGGATGCGGCCAGTTTTCTCCGGGGAAATACCGTACTGGCGAAAGGAATGAAATTTGCCGACAAAGATGAAGAAAGAAGCGCGTGA
- the rsmB gene encoding 16S rRNA (cytosine(967)-C(5))-methyltransferase RsmB codes for MPTKMKKEARETALDILLRIEEEGAYSNLLLRTALDRSGMRDADKRLVTELVYGVLTHRLRLDYAIRPYLSRPLEKLEPWVRLLLRLSFYQLLYLDKIPPYAIVNEAVKSAKRRGHEGIARLINGVLRSYLREPIKGEIPPDLPPARRLSLLYSHPEWMVKRWLKQYGEEKTEAMLSANNAPSPLTLRINPLRTTREELLSFFKEEGLVAMPSLLSPQGIRVTGGGNPAAMPEYRLGLYSIQDESSMLVATLLKPEAGQRVLDACAAPGGKTSHIAELMKDEGEILANDIHPHKGSLIEEQKKRLGFTSIQVMTGDALTLPERVKGPFDRILIDAPCSGLGVIRRKPEIKWRKEERELSHLPELQYALLERLSPLLGEKGLLIYSTCTVNPEENEEVIDRFLSSHPEFQADESLVNDLPSPLLEEAIIRPGMLLILPGDFGTDGFFIARLKHG; via the coding sequence TTGCCGACAAAGATGAAGAAAGAAGCGCGTGAGACCGCCCTTGACATCCTCCTCCGTATCGAAGAGGAAGGGGCGTATAGCAATCTCCTTTTGCGGACGGCGTTAGATCGGAGCGGGATGCGGGACGCGGATAAACGTCTTGTCACCGAATTGGTTTACGGCGTTTTAACCCACCGGCTTCGTCTGGATTACGCCATCCGCCCATACCTTTCCCGACCTTTGGAAAAGCTGGAACCTTGGGTTCGACTTCTTCTCCGCCTCTCCTTTTACCAATTGCTCTATCTCGACAAGATCCCTCCCTACGCCATCGTGAATGAAGCGGTAAAGTCGGCGAAAAGAAGGGGCCACGAAGGAATTGCACGCCTTATAAACGGCGTACTTCGGTCCTATTTGCGGGAGCCCATCAAAGGAGAGATTCCTCCCGATCTTCCGCCTGCCCGCCGCCTTTCCCTCCTTTATTCCCATCCGGAATGGATGGTGAAACGTTGGCTTAAGCAGTATGGGGAGGAGAAGACGGAGGCGATGTTGTCGGCAAATAACGCTCCTTCTCCCCTCACCCTTCGGATTAATCCGTTGCGAACCACCCGGGAGGAATTGCTCTCCTTTTTCAAAGAAGAGGGGTTGGTGGCGATGCCCTCTCTCCTTTCTCCCCAAGGAATTCGCGTGACGGGAGGAGGAAATCCTGCGGCAATGCCCGAATACCGGCTTGGCCTTTACTCCATTCAGGATGAAAGTTCCATGTTGGTGGCCACGCTACTAAAACCTGAGGCAGGGCAACGAGTCTTGGACGCTTGTGCTGCGCCGGGAGGAAAAACGAGCCATATCGCAGAATTGATGAAGGATGAAGGGGAGATCTTGGCCAATGATATTCATCCCCACAAGGGGAGTCTGATTGAAGAACAAAAGAAGCGCCTGGGTTTTACTTCCATTCAGGTGATGACAGGGGACGCCCTTACGTTGCCTGAGAGGGTGAAAGGGCCATTTGATCGCATTCTCATCGATGCCCCCTGCTCCGGATTGGGAGTGATTCGCAGAAAACCGGAGATCAAATGGCGGAAAGAGGAGAGGGAACTTTCCCATCTGCCGGAATTGCAATATGCGCTTTTGGAACGTCTCTCTCCCCTCTTGGGGGAGAAGGGTTTACTGATTTATAGTACCTGTACCGTCAACCCAGAGGAGAATGAAGAGGTGATCGACCGCTTCCTCTCCTCCCATCCCGAATTTCAGGCGGATGAGTCACTGGTGAACGACCTTCCTTCCCCGCTTTTGGAAGAGGCGATCATTCGTCCGGGCATGCTCTTGATTCTGCCAGGAGATTTTGGGACGGACGGTTTCTTCATAGCCCGTTTGAAACATGGGTAA
- the rlmN gene encoding 23S rRNA (adenine(2503)-C(2))-methyltransferase RlmN has protein sequence MSRLEKELIYSLTFEQLEKWLTDHGEARFRASQIYDWLYRKRVHSFDEMLNLSKGLRTKLQENFDMESLQEVTRQESQDGTIKFLLQLPDGNMIETVIMRHHYGNSICVTTQVGCRIGCTFCASTLGGLRRNLASGEIVAQMVFAQRVLDEKGERASSVVVMGIGEPFENFDALIQFIHIMNHEKGLHIGQRHITVSTSGIIPRIYQFADLGLQVKLAISLHAPNSEIRSRLMPINRAYPLPKLMEAAQYYVEKTGRRISFEYGLFGGINDQPEHAEELARLVKPIFCLVNLIPVNYVPERDYVRTPKEEILRFKKILEDHGIVVTLRREHGSDIAAACGQLRAKHVGTVSR, from the coding sequence TTGAGTCGATTGGAAAAGGAACTCATCTACAGCCTTACGTTCGAACAATTGGAAAAATGGCTTACGGATCATGGAGAAGCTCGCTTCAGGGCGTCCCAGATTTATGATTGGCTCTATCGGAAACGGGTTCATTCCTTTGATGAAATGCTGAACCTCTCCAAAGGGCTTCGAACAAAGCTTCAGGAGAACTTTGACATGGAGAGCCTTCAGGAGGTTACCCGGCAGGAGTCTCAAGATGGAACGATTAAATTTCTCTTGCAGCTGCCGGACGGCAATATGATCGAGACGGTGATCATGCGGCACCATTATGGGAATAGCATCTGTGTCACCACGCAAGTAGGGTGCCGAATCGGATGTACCTTCTGTGCTTCCACCCTGGGAGGATTAAGAAGGAACTTGGCTTCGGGGGAGATTGTGGCCCAGATGGTTTTCGCCCAGCGGGTATTAGATGAAAAAGGGGAGCGGGCCAGTTCGGTGGTGGTCATGGGGATTGGCGAACCTTTTGAAAATTTTGATGCGCTCATTCAATTCATTCATATCATGAACCATGAAAAGGGGCTTCATATCGGGCAACGGCACATTACCGTCTCCACCAGCGGGATTATTCCGAGAATCTATCAATTTGCCGATTTGGGATTGCAAGTAAAACTTGCGATCTCCTTGCATGCCCCCAACTCGGAGATTCGCTCCAGACTTATGCCCATCAACCGAGCCTATCCGTTGCCCAAACTGATGGAGGCTGCCCAATACTATGTGGAGAAAACAGGACGACGAATCTCATTTGAGTATGGGTTATTTGGCGGCATAAATGACCAACCGGAACACGCCGAGGAGCTGGCTCGCCTAGTAAAACCGATCTTTTGCCTGGTAAATCTTATTCCGGTCAACTATGTCCCGGAGAGAGATTATGTTCGCACTCCCAAAGAGGAGATTCTCCGTTTCAAAAAAATCCTGGAGGATCATGGAATCGTCGTAACCCTTCGCAGGGAGCATGGGAGTGATATCGCTGCAGCGTGTGGACAGCTACGGGCAAAGCATGTAGGAACCGTTTCGAGGTGA